A stretch of the Argentina anserina chromosome 6, drPotAnse1.1, whole genome shotgun sequence genome encodes the following:
- the LOC126797722 gene encoding purine-uracil permease NCS1, protein MVPRCLSFHLHPPFPALTRNPRPCSTFLTSPLFPTNLTTKLQAPHVQAHHPTLRSPIFTPMASIQSTPSPKFDDFESDPTLTNDDLKPTTPEQRSFSRWELASLWIGLVVGVPTYYLAGSLVDLGMAWWQGIATVVAANIVLLVPLVLTGHPGTKYGISFPVLARSSFGIHGAHIPTLLRALVGCGWYGIETWIGGEAIFLLLPSSIKSSSLSHFLPWLGTSPLEFACFIVFWVAQLAIVWKGMDGIRELEKYSAPILITLTSCLVTWAYVKAGGFSHMLSITSKLTSQQFWSLFFPSLTANISFWATLALNIPDFTRYAKSQTDQVIGQAGLPIFMGAFTFVGLAVTCSTEVIFGRVISNPIQLLGEIGGLTTIVLAIFGVSLATLTTNIAANVVAPANALVNLSPSKFTFRRGAIVTALLGIAFQPWRLLRSSESFVYTWLVGYSALLGPIGGIILADYYLVRRTNLSMKDLYTVSPYGAYYYSGGYNLAAMAALVVGILPVVPGFLQKVGALSSVSSIFVIIYNNAWFVSFFSAGFLYWLLLSTKGKQNKSLASADPLLPPAN, encoded by the coding sequence ATGGTGCCCAGATGTCTCAGCTTCCATCTCCATCCCCCTTTTCCGGCATTAACCAGAAACCCAAGACCCTGCTCCACCTTTCTGACCTCTCCCTTGTTTCCAACTAACTTGACAACCAAGTTGCAAGCCCCCCATGTACAAGCTCACCATCCTACTCTTAGAAGCCCCATTTTCACCCCCATGGCTTCAATCCAGTCCACTCCTAGTCCCAAATTCGACGACTTTGAATCCGATCCCACTCTCACCAACGACGATCTCAAGCCTACAACGCCGGAGCAGCGCAGTTTTTCCCGGTGGGAATTGGCTAGTCTTTGGATTGGCCTAGTTGTGGGAGTGCCAACTTATTACTTGGCTGGTAGTCTAGTTGACCTTGGAATGGCTTGGTGGCAAGGCATTGCTACAGTTGTAGCAGCCAACATAGTACTACTAGTACCACTAGTCCTCACTGGTCATCCGGGGACTAAATACGGCATCTCTTTCCCGGTTTTGGCCAGATCCTCATTTGGGATTCATGGTGCTCATATCCCAACTCTTCTTAGAGCCTTGGTGGGTTGTGGTTGGTATGGAATTGAGACGTGGATTGGTGGTGAAGCAATCTTTCTTCTACTCCCAAGTTCAATCAAAAGTTCCTCTCTGTCACATTTCCTGCCTTGGCTAGGCACATCCCCACTAGAGTTTGCTTGTTTTATTGTCTTTTGGGTTGCTCAGTTGGCTATTGTTTGGAAAGGCATGGATGGAATCAGAGAGCTTGAGAAGTACTCTGCTCCAATTCTAATCACTCTCACTTCCTGCCTTGTGACTTGGGCTTATGTCAAGGCTGGTGGTTTTAGTCACATGCTTTCCATAACCTCCAAACTCACCTCTCAACAATTTTGGTCACTCTTCTTTCCTAGCCTCACTGCAAACATAAGCTTCTGGGCTACTCTTGCTCTCAACATACCTGATTTTACCAGATACGCCAAGAGCCAGACCGATCAGGTCATTGGCCAGGCGGGGCTCCCTATCTTCATGGGGGCATTCACATTTGTTGGCCTAGCTGTAACATGCTCCACTGAGGTGATATTCGGGCGTGTCATTTCTAATCCAATCCAACTTTTAGGTGAGATTGGAGGGCTAACAACAATAGTCCTAGCCATTTTTGGTGTTAGCCTTGCTACCCTTACAACCAACATTGCAGCTAATGTTGTGGCACCAGCAAATGCGCTAGTGAATCTTAGTCCTTCAAAGTTCACATTTAGACGTGGAGCTATTGTTACAGCTTTGCTTGGCATTGCGTTTCAGCCATGGAGGCTTCTTAGATCAAGTGAGAGCTTTGTGTACACTTGGCTTGTTGGATATTCTGCTCTGTTGGGTCCTATTGGAGGCATAATTCTCGCAGATTACTATCTTGTCCGGCGCACAAACTTAAGCATGAAGGACTTGTACACAGTAAGTCCTTATGGCGCGTACTACTATTCAGGAGGCTACAATTTGGCAGCCATGGCAGCTCTTGTGGTTGGGATTCTGCCGGTGGTTCCAGGTTTCTTGCAGAAAGTTGGGGCTCTTTCTTCGGTGTCAAGTATATTCGTGATCATCTATAACAATGCCTGGTTTGTTAGCTTTTTCTCTGCTGGTTTTCTCTATTGGCTTCTGTTATCTACGAAAGGAAAACAGAACAAGTCTCTTGCTTCAGCAGACCCCCTATTGCCTCCTGCAAACTAA
- the LOC126797765 gene encoding uncharacterized protein LOC126797765 produces the protein MAAPLARRTIFSSSLFRRSRLHDSSLTAVTVGRGVSESRRQSSSSNKSEKPEKKKPLDRLSTVIDAVNERKLPPDLRGQRNTVRSETDIINVVEQRIWHSMEEGQFENLPGKGKPLDLSSNPHADPADDTLYRILSKNGCAPRWVELNKEIRSQAAEWRRALKKAWEKRNGDGGQEKWRETSEALKVQMKQINNKVLEYNLIVPFGRQMFGIKWEKEMGRVEMKE, from the exons ATGGCGGCCCCACTTGCGCGGAGAACAATTTTTTCATCTTCTCTTTTCCGGCGATCAAGGCTCCATGATTCGTCTCTAACGGCGGTCACCGTCGGCCGCGGCGTCTCTGAATCCAGGCGGCAATCGTCGTCGAGTAACAAATCCGAGAAGCcggagaagaagaagccaCTGGACCGTTTGTCGACGGTTATAGACGCCGTTAACGAGCGCAAACTCCCTCCTGACCTTCGCGGTCAGCGCAACACAGTCAG GTCGGAGACTGATATAATCAACGTGGTGGAGCAAAGAATATGGCATTCAATGGAAGAAGGGCAATTTGAGAATCTACCAGGGAAAGGGAAACCTCTAGACCTGAGTAGCAACCCTCACGCAGACCCAGCAGATGATACATTGTACAGAATCCTCTCCAAGAATGGTTGTGCGCCGCGGTGGGTGGAGCTGAACAAAGAGATCAGGAGTCAGGCGGCGGAATGGAGGAGAGCTCTGAAGAAGGCTTGGGAGAAGAGAAATGGTGATGGGGGTCAGGAGAAATGGAGGGAGACTTCTGAGGCCTTGAAGGTGCAGATGAAGCAGATTAATAACAAGGTGTTGGAGTATAATCTGATAGTTCCTTTCGGGCGCCAAATGTTTGGAATCAAGTGGGAGAAGGAGATGGGACGAGTGGAAATGAAAGAGTGA
- the LOC126797767 gene encoding protein RGF1 INDUCIBLE TRANSCRIPTION FACTOR 1-like yields MDTTMLVPPWLEELLTSSFFTICRTHGDAARSECNMFCLDCSGDAFCFYCRSSRHKDHQVIQIRRSSYHDVVRVSEIQKVLDIGGVQTYVINSARVMFLNERPQPKAGIKGVPHICEICSRGLLDPFRFCSLGCKLVGIKRNGDANFTLGARNEEGNGNGNGRREGMITSSTTRRVTVGEAELREGSQQDMYPDTPPPPPSSTTRRRKGIPHRAPFGT; encoded by the exons ATG GACACAACAATGTTGGTACCCCCATGGCTAGAGGAGCTGCTGACCTCGTCGTTCTTCACTATCTGCCGAACCCACGGCGACGCAGCCAGGAGTGAATGCAACATGTTCTGCTTGGACTGCAGCGGAGATGCATTTTGCTTCTACTGCCGCTCGTCTCGGCACAAAGACCACCAAGTGATCCAG ATAAGGAGGTCTTCTTACCATGATGTGGTGAGGGTTTCGGAGATACAGAAGGTTCTTGACATCGGTGGAGTTCAGACCTATGTGATAAACAGTGCTAGAGTTATGTTCTTGAATGAGAGGCCACAACCCAAAGCTGGAATCAAAGGAGTCCCCCACATTTGTGAAATCTGTAGCAGAGGACTCTTGGACCCATTTCGATTCTGCTCTCTGGGTTGTAAG CTTGTGGGAATAAAGAGGAATGGGGATGCCAACTTTACATTGGGGGCAAGGAATGAAGAGGGAAATGGAAATGGAAATGGAAGAAGAGAAGGAATGATAACATCATCAACAACAAGGAGAGTGACAGTGGGAGAAGCAGAGTTGCGTGAAGGCTCACAACAAGACATGTACCCGGACACGCCTCCGCCACctccttcttcaacaacaAGGAGAAGGAAAGGCATTCCTCATAGAGCACCATTTGGGACCTAA
- the LOC126797764 gene encoding vacuolar protein-sorting-associated protein 37 homolog 1, which yields MFKFWGSQEPQAQPRPDDDAASSQQSWYPPSVSSPTPRPLTPSRTSSTPNLGSRANSPSPVSPTEAAGVIASLKDKSVDELRKLMSDKEAYHQFFLSLEQVKVQNNLKEELRKETLQLSRENMEKEPRMVELRNQCRIIRTTELAAAQERLNELERQKEDTLKSCAPASLLQRLQEAMNKTEEESEDLHRQLLNGEIDISTFVPKYKKLRNTYHRRALVHLAAKTSSIG from the exons ATGTTCAAATTCTG GGGATCACAGGAGCCACAAGCTCAGCCGCGTCCCGATGATGATGCTGCTTCATCACAGCAGTCTTGGTATCCTCCTTCAGTTAGCTCACCCACGCCACGGCCATTAACTCCGAGTAGAACCTCTTCTACTCCTAATTTGGGTTCCAGAGCTAACTCGCCGTCGCCTGTTTCTCCCACCGAGGCTGCTGGTGTTATTGCTTCTTTGAAGGACAAAAG TGTTGACGAACTACGGAAGCTTATGTCCGACAAGGAGGCATACCATCAATTTTTCCTATCGCTTGAGCAGGTCAAAGTTCAAAATAAT CTAAAGGAAGAGCTACGAAAGGAAACTCTGCAATTATCCA GGGAAAACATGGAAAAGGAACCGCGGATGGTGGAACTTAGGAACCAG TGCAGAATAATTAGAACAACTGAGTTGGCAGCCGCTCAAGAGAGGCTAAATGAGCTTGAACGACAGAAAGAAGATACATTGAAATCATGTGCACCTGCTTCTCTTCTCCAAAGGCTTCAAG AAGCAATGAATAAGACGGAGGAGGAATCTGAAGACTTGCACAGGCAACTCCTCAATGGTGAAATCGATATCAGTACTTTCGTTCCAAAATATAAGAAGCTTCGCAACACGTACCACCGGCGGGCGCTTGTTCATCTTGCAGCCAAAACATCTTCAATTGGCTGA
- the LOC126797756 gene encoding RING-H2 finger protein ATL5-like, giving the protein MEDIASNFRPSSGSYFTPLLISLAGIVSTTLAVIAYHFIVVKFCMRHRQRQRQRILEVFSNLSPQANLNINNLNGVDEKVLSSIPILSYSTKDGQIGLHQSECVICLGELEDGDMVRLLPNCKHVFHNPCIDKWFLQHTNCPVCRAPIAAPVKYVEPLPADQETQDQEVRDPFSSIECPNSTSNLILSPNSHEELRGLLSVQLPKPNHLLRNCVSLVLLPIEGSNKQQRFVNGLERSLSLDLSHILINVQRECDDQKPSSSSSSPPPPHNSKAVLVECGSFRERSLRQFDRMSTVLIRSLSQLRVGQSSSMANGREILPC; this is encoded by the coding sequence ATGGAGGACATTGCATCAAACTTCCGACCTTCTTCAGGATCCTACTTCACTCCCCTGTTGATTTCCCTGGCCGGAATAGTCTCCACTACTCTAGCAGTAATAGCATATCATTTCATAGTGGTGAAGTTCTGCATGAGGCATAGGCAAAGGCAGAGACAGAGAATACTCGAAGTGTTTTCTAATCTCTCGCCGCAAGCAAACCTCAACATCAACAACCTAAATGGGGTGGATGAGAAAGTTTTGAGCTCTATCCCAATTCTCTCTTACTCCACCAAAGACGGACAAATCGGTCTGCATCAAAGTGAATGTGTGATTTGCTTGGGTGAACTGGAAGATGGTGACATGGTAAGGCTTCTTCCCAACTGCAAACATGTGTTTCACAATCCATGCATAGACAAATGGTTCCTGCAACATACAAACTGTCCCGTTTGTAGGGCACCTATAGCCGCGCCCGTTAAATATGTAGAACCTTTGCCTGCAGATCAAGAAACCCAAGATCAAGAAGTTCGAGATCCATTTAGCAGCATCGAGTGTCCTAATTCGACTTCGAATTTGATTTTGTCTCCTAACAGTCACGAGGAATTAAGAGGTCTACTTAGCGTCCAGTTGCCAAAACCAAATCATTTGCTAAGGAATTGTGTCTCGCTTGTGCTGTTACCTATAGAAGGGAGTAATAAGCAGCAGAGGTTTGTGAATGGGTTGGAGAGGTCTTTGTCTTTGGATCTCTCACACATCCTCATAAACGTACAAAGAGAATGTGATGATCAGAAgccctcttcatcatcttcttctcctcctcctcctcacaaTTCTAAAGCGGTTCTTGTAGAGTGTGGATCATTCAGGGAACGATCTCTCAGACAGTTCGATCGGATGTCGACAGTGTTAATACGATCTCTCTCGCAGTTGCGGGTGGGGCAAAGTAGCAGCATGGCTAATGGTCGTGAAATTCTTCCTTGTtag